The following DNA comes from Trueperaceae bacterium.
GTCCGTGACCACCCGGGCGCTGCCGCCCTCCCCGGGGTTCGTGCTTGGCACCGACCGCTTGGGACGGGACGTCCTGAGCCGCATCATCTATGGCGCCCGTCCGGCGCTGATCGCTCCCCTCATCGTCGTCCTCCTGGCCGTCGGCATCGGCGCGCCTCTCGGGGCCGTGGCCGGCCTGATGGGCGGCTGGGTCGACGAGGTCATCATGCGCGTGTGCGACCTCTTCCTCGCCTTCCCGTCGCTCCTGCTCGCCATGGCCATCGTGGCGCTGGCCGGACCGAGCCTCAGCAACGCCGTCGTGGCGCTGGCGGTCTCCTGGTGGCCGTGGTACACGCGCCTGGTGCGCGGGGTCGCCGTGTCGCTCAGGCAGCAGGCGTTCGTGGAGGCGGCGCGGGGCCTCGGTGCCGGCACCGGCCGCGTCATGCTGCGCCACATCCTGCCGAACTCGATCACCCCCATCCTGGTGCAGGCGTCCCTCGACGTCGGCACGGTCATCCTCGCCACCACCGGCCTGGCCTTCATCGGCCTTGGCAGCCAACCCCCCGCCGCCGACTGGGGCCTGATGATCGAGGACGGTCGGGCGCTCCTCCGCACGGCCTGGTGGACGAGCAC
Coding sequences within:
- a CDS encoding ABC transporter permease, producing MQRALAVLGRDRLAVLGLAFVALLVIVALFAPQLAPYPDMGMGRSSVTTRALPPSPGFVLGTDRLGRDVLSRIIYGARPALIAPLIVVLLAVGIGAPLGAVAGLMGGWVDEVIMRVCDLFLAFPSLLLAMAIVALAGPSLSNAVVALAVSWWPWYTRLVRGVAVSLRQQAFVEAARGLGAGTGRVMLRHILPNSITPILVQASLDVGTVILATTGLAFIGLGSQPPAADWGLMIEDGRALLRTAWWTSTFPGLAIFLAVLSFNLVGDALRDLFDPKEYR